From a region of the Chlorocebus sabaeus isolate Y175 chromosome 23, mChlSab1.0.hap1, whole genome shotgun sequence genome:
- the CDC42SE2 gene encoding CDC42 small effector protein 2 isoform X1, with the protein MKKQWSEDGLSTATERPLVPQPLSTHPPSPGRVHRPTTCADVAPPQGCPRPGLGWERAPASSRPGLVAIFRSVLSRECCSPGSQASVSYKGQFLTPAARTPGVPPPAGRPSHPGGTAGAGPTLRPPQLRNGARPSSPSRGARRLSLRPTRARAWAGRGSKEAASAPGSAAAGVGAAGAAEPALRGAAAGAGGRDKGDDSLL; encoded by the coding sequence ATGAAAAAGCAGTGGTCAGAGGACGGACTCTCAACTGCCACAGAGAGACCCCTCGTCCCACAACCGCTCAGCACCCACCCACCCTCGCCTGGGCGCGTCCACCGCCCCACAACGTGCGCAGACGTCGCTCCTCCGCAAGGCTGTCCGCGGCCCGGGCTGGGGTGGGAAAGGGCTCCCGCAAGCTCCCGCCCAGGTTTGGTCGCCATCTTTCGGAGCGTCCTTTCCCGCGAGTGCTGCAGCCCCGGATCTCAGGCGTCAGTTAGTTACAAAGGCCAATTCCTAACCCCCGCGGCTCGAACCCCGGGGGTCCCGCCGCCTGCCGGCCGACCCTCCCATCCCGGAGGTACGGCGGGGGCGGGGCCAACATTGCGGCCGCCGCAGCTGCGCAACGGCGCCCGCCCCTCCAGCCCCTCTAGGGGCGCGCGCCGCCTCTCGCTCCGCCCAACCCGCGCGCGAGcctgggcagggagggggagCAAGGAAGCTGCGAGCGCGCCGGGGAGCGCAGCTGCAGGCGTGGGGGCGGCAGGAGCCGCGGAGCCGGCGCTGAGAGGGGCTGCGGCCGGAGCGGGCGGCAGAGACAAAGGCGACG